ATGGCAGTGTGGGTATGGGCAGTCAGGTTGTTGCATGAGTGTCCTCTCATTGCTACACCTCTCCCAATGGGTGAAGCTGCACCCACTGTCAATTTTCAGTTGCACTGGGACCCCCAAGTTCCTCAGGAACCAGCAGTCCTCTGAATATCTGGCACCCAGGCTTGCTCTGATTGGCACTTGAGACCTTGAGAAAGGCTGCTGTCCATGTTCCCTCCCATGGCATTGGAACCCAACCTCTATGAAGGAACCCAACCCTATGGTCAAGTCCATTCTTGGCCCCCTGTCCAGCAGGCCTTCCTCTGAAGGATGCAGAGAGAACAGGGACCCATGTAATCTTgctccctcttctgcctctgaTTCCAAAGCACATCAACTAGGTGTGACTGGATTTGTTGATCTTCACCCATTAGTAGTTGTAGCATTATTAATACTAGTAGTAGTATGTAATTACTTCTGAGGCTATGTGAACTAGAATTGCATCTCCTCATTTGGAATAGATATATGCCTTTAACAGTGACCTGTAAAGTGAATTTTGGAGTGTCACATCTTATTTTTCCATTGATTTGCATCATTAAAtagaaatgtgtttctttgggaaaaactggattttaataaaattccatGAAGAAATATAGGAACCACACATATTCCAGAAGTATTTCTATAAAATCCGAATAATGATACTGAAAATCACTTAcacaatataaacaaaatcttctgaGTGTATTTTCATGTTTAACACAATTGCCTAATAttctacaaaaggaaaaacaatgttcATTGcaaagaacattctggaataGAAAGTCAATTTTCATAAATTCTTTTCTCAAACCACATAGCAGCATCAAGtgctattttttctctctgttgctcAGATCTTAGAACTCTGAGAAGGCAATCTGTGACATAATtacctttgattttcttaaaacactGGGCTTGGTTAaatctgaaaggagaaaaaaaactacaGATGTGACCAAGAGCAGCCGAGGCCAGCGCCTAGTCAAGATACACTAGGTTTTGTGGTGACAACAAACAGCTCCaacaaaagtttctttttttttttttttaagattttatttatttgtcagagagagagaaagaacacaagtagggggaacagcaggcagagggagaagcaggctccccactgagcaaggagctcagtgcggaactcgatcccaggaccctggaatcatgacctgagccgaaggcagtggcttaaccgactgagccacccaggtgtccccaaaagtTTACTTCTTGGTCTTACTACATGTCCATTGCAAAATGACAGAGAATTCTGTTCATTAAAGCCACTGAGAAACATAGGCTGGAAAGCTTCTCTTACCTTCCATGTTCCCTGTCACTAAAGAGGGAAAATGAGATCTCTAAAGGTTCGCACTAGCAATTAAATGCTCAGCcataagaaacataaaatttctACTCGTCACTCATTGCTAGAACTAATTCCATGGCCCGATCCGTCCAAACAAAGTCAGATATACAATCCGTATCCTCTGTATAGGTGGGGAGAAAGTATTTGGGGAATAGCGTTAATGTACACGGAAGGCATTTGCTGATGCATATTCAGCCAGGGAAGAGGCTGTGTGGAAGCAAATTGCTAGAATCCATCCCGAAGGAAGGTCAGCAAACAAAGTAAGAAAGTCTCCAGGAGATGTATGTAAAACCAGTTCTCTAATTTGTGAGGGGGGTGGAAATCTTTTTCCTAACAAACAGACACTGAGAAAAATCttgtcagattttctttttttaaaaaaaaatgtgtcgtatggggcacctgggcggctcagtttaTGAAGCAcacaactcttggttttggctcaggtcatgatctcagggtggtgagatcaagccttatgtggggctccctgctcagcatggggtctgtcTAGGtgtctgttcctctccctctgcctctgcccctctcccaactcatgcacatgcacatcctctttctctttctctaaaattcataaaagaaaatcttttgaaaagtgtttttttttcatttttgagatttTGTACGTCTGGATTTTCATGTAAAATTGACAATTTTAAAGCTTGGGAAGTAGTTAACATTAAGTATATTGAAGGCAAAGAAAGGTGTCTATGCACTGAGACCCAGCACCTCATTTGTAAACTCTGGCCTGCACAGAGTGATGAAGAAGAGAAGAGTAACAAGTCTCATTACACAGCAGCTAAGGCaggataataaaaatgtttagcgCAGCCAGTCAGCTTGGTCACAATTAGCAGTATGGgattggaggaaaggaaagagatcGTCTGAACCAACCTGGAGGTTTTGTTATGTGGGTCTGGCAGGAAgtcaagagatggaaagaaatccGTGTCTGAAAAGAAGGACATTCGTGAACCCGCTGTTGGCAAGCTGACATAGCCTGGACATGCACTCTTTTCTCTTCCAAGgatatgtttctagaaagaacaaataatagaTAAACTAACAGAGATGCCAGAATGAGACAAGGGAGGCCCCTAGGGTACAAAATTTAAGGAGCCACTCACTTGCAGGGTCATGAAGGTTCGCGGGTGAGGCTTGCGCAAACCTAGGCGTGAGTGTCTCTTGACACCGTGTTCTCCGGATGCGTCAATTGCCTCGCCTTCGTGCTGGTTCACGAGTTCACACTACGTCAGAAACAACTGTTTATTCCTTTCCAGATGATATGGCTATGTTTTGGGAATAGCCAATCTTAGTGGAAAATAGTAAtgagaaagtaataaaaaagaaaaaaacaacctggACACTAATGGCCCATTTTGTGATGACAACTTGGCAACCATTTGCTCCAatgaatcaatttttattttgcatttatacaTTTTCGATTACACTTCCAGACTCTGTGATacaatttcactttctttttttatatatttattcattcaaaggtatttattgagttcctacctCATGTGTCATTGTGCTAGGCAATTGATTATAtattggtgaataaaacagaaaaggtgataagtgagacagaaagagacacataaTAGGTACCTAACAAAATTAATAAGTACTTATCATTGTGGCaaggacaataaaagaaacaaacacgaTGCAGGAATGTCTACTATTATTGGTTCATGTTCGAGAACACAGTCAAGGATCACCTCCAAGACCTTTGGCAATGCAGTGTGGTCGAGGTGCATTCCTGCCAGAAGTCCTAAGACatttgagaaagtaaattatataacaccctttctttaaatattaaagataaaattgaaataattcatgCATGCTTTAAATAATAGGAAGACATTTTTTCAAGTAcgtagaataaaaacaaaacacatttggtCATACCACAGAGATACTACTAacaaagttctttctttctttctagtttcaTCTCATGCCACACTTTAGTAAAATTCATATTATTCCTTGACTACTCTTTTGCtgctcttgtctttcttctttctcttccttctcctactcttttttaaaattcatgcatATTTAGGATtgatctaattttaatttcttctcatttaaagctACTCTTggagggagcgcctgggtggctcagttgttgagtttcagctcaggtcttgatctttgggtcctgggatcctgcccggAGTTGGACTTTGTgttcagcagggggtctgcttgaagattctctgcctctgcccaacccccccgcccacactctctctttctctctaagaaaaattatttaaaaggagatgaaaaataagaaaaacctgaaaaaatgaacaaaaaggctacaaaataaaaatacaaagaatgttaCCTAGTGATTTCCCGGATCTCTGCAGCTTTGCAGCCCTCTCTGATCAGTGAACTTGAGAGGGGTGAGTTGTTTGTGATGGCCTTCTAGGGGAGGAGCTCTTGCCCTGATCCTCAAGTGGACTTCCGCTGGTGCAAGTGCAGCTGGCCCGAGCAGCAGAGATAGGCTCTGGGTTCCAGCAAGTGGCACTGTTTTACTCCCTGAAGGCTTGCGGCACCAGTGGGTGAGATGAGTGTCACTGCACCTGCTCCCTACCTAGGAGCTGAAAATTCGCACCCAGCTCTTCAGCGAGCCAgcacagaaaaaaacaatccaCCAGTCTTATCTCCTCGGATTCTGTCAGAACTCTGCGTTCACCCTGCCAGGGACAaggcatttttatctcaggcacgCGACTGAGTTCCAActccaatttttttgtttgtttttaaagattttatttatttatgtgagagagaaagagagagagtgagagagatcatgagaggggagaaggtcagaggaagaagcagactccccatggagctgggagttcgacgtgggactagatcccgggaatccaggatcatgacctgagctgaaggcagttgcttaaccagcagagccacccaggaggccccagcTCCTGTTTCTATGGATTCCTGTGACACAGACCCACACCAGACCTGCAGGGTGTCGGAGGTCTCGCcatgcttctgcttcttctggaCCACACCCAGGAAAGTGATCGCCCAACCGTGCTCTGATTCGGAGTACAGGGCTTCACAGAGTAGAAACCCAGGACCTAGCTTCATGGTTTTCAGCCATTTTCCCTAACTGATGTATTGGAACTCTGAAGCATTTGGGCCCCACCTGGTCTTCTGGGGACcaccgggatcctgagatcatgcgGTCACACCTGGGATACCATCCCGCTTCACAGCTTGAACACATTTAAACCAGGAATGTCCCAGACAGGGGTAGACACCTAAGTGTTTCAATCATGCACCTGGTTGTTGATGGAAACTTTGCAGTAGGCTCCTTCAGGTAAGTCCCTCCCCTCGGTTGTATCCAAACCGTATCACCCGCACAACTGGTTCCCACCCAAGGGCCAAGGGCCAAGAATCCAGGCCCTTACTAAGGGATTTCATTGAAAATTCGAAGCCTAAGATCTTGAGAAGCTATTACCCAGCCCTTTGTAGGTGGGGCTATCATCTTCTGGCTCTCCAGAATGTGAGCACTGATgaacacacgtgtgcacacaggAGCGAGCGTGcttgtgcacacaaacacacacaccccagtagGGACTGTGGGGTGGAATCTGATTAGTAGCAGATTCCAGGAAGGTGATAGGACGGAGGAAATTTGGTGGGAGGTATTTCCTACATGTGACACCTCTCCTCTAACATCATAGCTCTTATCCAACCTATGCCTGTGGTCATCTGATTGAAAGACATGCCGGAAGCATCCATATTTTGCAGAGAAGACCATCCCTGTCAGGCACGATGGCTTATCTAGGGTCAAAACCAGGTAAGAATAGAGACTTGTGTCTGAAACCAGGTGTGTTTGCAAGCTGGGGCCCTGGCTGCTCCCAGACCTTCCCTGGGGGCCTGTGGAGAGGGGTGTGTTGGGCTCACTGTGTACAGATAAGATGTGGCCTTGCATACAGAAGGGGGATGAGGAGATGGCAGACCGGAGCACTGTTTGGGTAGGGGTCTAACCAGGAGTGGACCCCGGTAGGGGATCTCAGGAAGTGATGTCACTTCCTTGACCTACCCCCAGAACTTGGAACCCCTGTAACCGGGCACCCACATTCTAGTCCGGTACAGGGTTACTTGGCTCAGGACATCGGACACAGAAAGATGTTTTCCTGTTGTCTGCCTgcttcctggggctctgggtACCAGAAACCCCAGGAAAATGGCTTGTTCCCATGCTGCAGACATTGGCTCAAACCTCGCCCCCAATGCCCTCCCAGGGCATTTCGAGGGAGATGCCATAAGGTACTTACTACTGAGCAGGCTAGGCGATGCCACCCCTCTGAACCATCCTAGGGAAGCCCCATCCCTTCCTCTGGAGTTTGAGGGGAGGAGGGATATGTGGGGGTTCCCGCCCATGGGCTGGAGTAGGGTGAGCACAATGGATACCCTGGTGATCCCTTCTTGTTCACACCAATGCCATGGTGGGCTGGGTGGACAGGGGATTCCTGAGGTGCCTCTTCGCTGTGCCAGAGCACATCCAAGGTCCTGAAGCTGGGCCACGTTTCTctccctgggggaggggtctgcacACTGGGCTGTGGTGTGTCTGGAATGGAGCGCCCTGGGTCTGAAGACCAGCAAAGGCCTCCAGACAGGGCTCTAAGGCCTCCTGCCTGGCTGCCGGGCACTGTCTTTACAGAACGCTCCAGAGGAGATGGTGCAGGAGCTGAATGTCGACAccccctgctctccttccttgAAGGACAAGAAGCCCCAGAAGGCCAATAGAGTCTGGCGCTGGCTCAGGGTGagtgcaggtgctggggagacCCGACCACCGGGGCGCCGATGCAGCACCAAGGGCCCCACTTCCTAGAAGCCAGCCTGGCCTCCTAGAGTCCTGTACTCCCATGAATCTGCATCCCATCTCTTCCCCAAACTTGCCCTCATGGTCCTGCCCAAGCCTTGGACAGAAGCAGAGTCGTTGTCCACATACTTATAGGAATATTATTAAAGACTTTAGACCCTGTCTCATCCCCATTGGCCCAACAGTCCTTCCTCAGGCTCTGCAAGTCTTGCAAATGATCATTTGCAAGAGTGAGTTGGGAGACTTTATCCAAAGGGTTTGGGGCCCATGGTactctgtctcttgctctgtgcttttgttttgatGGAGCACATCTTTGGGGTCAGGGTCAGGAATAGGGGCCTCACTGCACTCCACTGCAGCAGTGCAGAAGGCCATCATTTATCACAGCCATGGAGCCCTTCACTGGTGCAGGACTGGATGTAATCCTCTTCTGTGGCCAATGCACAGTGCTGCATCCTAAAACCTACGTACCCTCCTGTCCTAAGCCCTCTTACCTAAAACGTCTCTGTTCTTGTCACAAGAATGGGATATGTTGGGTGCCggattggctcagtgggttaaggccctgcctgtagctcaggtcatgatttcagggtcctgggatcaaggcctacGACGGGGGTCTCTGCagagcgggtagcctgcttccccctgtctgtccggctgcctctctgcctacttgttacctctctgtcaaataaataaaaagtctttagaaaagataaaaagaatgggTTATGTTATCAGAAATCAAGGATCCATGCCACTCATGCAGGGAGGTGCTATCAATACTCCGCTCACGAAGGGACCTGAGATACTAGCAAGTTCAGACATCATTTCTTTCAAATCTTCGTATGGATAGcaagaacattttctcttttccttaaaggTTTCTgaattgattggttgattgatggatttgagagagaggcatgggcagagtggggagaagcagagggagagacagaatcctcaagcagacactgcCTTATGGACACAGCCCTACGAGGAGCGCAGTCTCAGGACACCTAGACCATGACCAGAAGCAAAACCAAGAGCCTTAGGCTTAACCCAATGAAACACTGAGTCACCTGATTCTTTTTCGGACTCTAGGCTCTCTTGTCCCACCTCTTGCATAAAACACTGAGATCTGGGGGCTCATTCTGCCCTCCAAGCCCCACCCCTCCTGGTGGCCACAGCACTGATTCATGTCTCCTCTGATTCACCTCAGGGGAAAAATAGTTcaaccaggaagaggaggaggacctCGGTGCTGTTGGCCAACCGAGCCAACAAGCTACAGGCCACAATAGATCACCTGGTGCCTGCCGTCATAAGACAAGATCTACGCTATGTCCACATCTTTCTGGACACATACCGCGCCTTTGCCACCCCCCAGGAGGTGCTGGACCTCCTATTTGCAAGGTGagcaccctcccctgcccctaaCTGCTCCGTGTGATTTGGCCACTGCCAGGTTGTGAGACTTTGGCATGTCCCCATGCTTCCCTTTGCTCCTAACTGGGGCAGAGGTATTATAGGGACTCAGTGGGGTCTTGTAGGGAAAGGACACCTGGGCGCCTGCGCCTGTGGAAAAGTCTGCTGGAGGGCCTGTGGACATGCTCTTTGAACATTCCCGTGCCCCTCatgatgaagcctctgcctcatcCCGCACTCTCACTACGGTCTTGAGCTGGGCTCCTTTGCCATTGAAAGGGAGATCTGAGATTCCTTCTGGGGTCTGTGTCTGGGTGGATCCAGAGCAGGCATCCCTGGGGGTGAG
Above is a genomic segment from Lutra lutra chromosome 3, mLutLut1.2, whole genome shotgun sequence containing:
- the LOC125096228 gene encoding ral guanine nucleotide dissociation stimulator-like translates to MFSCCLPASWGSGYQKPQENGLFPCCRHWLKPRPQCPPRAFRGRCHKNAPEEMVQELNVDTPCSPSLKDKKPQKANRVWRWLRGKNSSTRKRRRTSVLLANRANKLQATIDHLVPAVIRQDLRYVHIFLDTYRAFATPQEVLDLLFARFGCVYSTYDEVGGPQEQRNMAIYAILNTWMEKYPGDFVQPPESPSLHVLLAYLQVNVPGSDLERRAQLLLSEMQHAEAMEPEAAGEKDWG